GAGTTGGAAGAAGCGGTGGTGATACTGCACGACCCAATCGAGGCCGATCGTGCGGGTGACTTCGAGCCGAAAGATGTGATCGAGCGCGCGCGCCGACGGCGCGCGCCGATGAAAGTCCGTGGTGTCGGCCGGCGGCTGGGCGAAGCGCCCATTGTGCGCGGGCCAGTACGTGGCCGCGAGATGCTGATTCGCCGCCGGGTCATCGGCGATGGCGAGGCGTCGCAGCTTCTTCACCAGCCGGTCTTGATGGGTGCCATGATTGCGCTCGACGCGGCCCTTGGCCTGCGGGGAACTCGCCGCAATGATCTGAATGTCGAGTGCCGCACACATGCGCCCGAACTGTGTGACCGGCACCTGGCCGGCGGCTCGCTCCGCCTCCGTCGCGGCCCGCACATAGACGTTTTTCCAGTCGGTGTAGAGCGCCAGCGGCACGCCATGTTGCTCGATCCACGCGCGCAGGACGGTCGCGGCGGCCCAGATCGTTTCTTCCCCACTGAACCGGCCGGTACTCTGACTCGTCGCATCGTCGACCATCGTGATCAAACACCGCTGCGGGCCGCGGTCTTCGTACCACCGATGGAAACTTCCGTCGAACTGCACCAGCTCGCCGAAGTGCGCTTTCCGCTCACGACGCTGTCGATACGCCGAGCGTTTCCGCTGGCGACTCCACAGCCCCGCCGCCAGC
This is a stretch of genomic DNA from Vicinamibacterales bacterium. It encodes these proteins:
- a CDS encoding ISNCY family transposase, which encodes MKAKSLRLADAAVLMGVGYRQAKRLWRRFRCGGAAALRHRHAGRTSNRGQPAARRARVLALIRKKYSGDVATRFGPTLVAEHLASEDGLTLDHETVRRWMLAAGLWSRQRKRSAYRQRRERKAHFGELVQFDGSFHRWYEDRGPQRCLITMVDDATSQSTGRFSGEETIWAAATVLRAWIEQHGVPLALYTDWKNVYVRAATEAERAAGQVPVTQFGRMCAALDIQIIAASSPQAKGRVERNHGTHQDRLVKKLRRLAIADDPAANQHLAATYWPAHNGRFAQPPADTTDFHRRAPSARALDHIFRLEVTRTIGLDWVVQYHHRFFQLARQSGHVPARSTVRVCEWPDGRLAIEYRGRPMTWTELAAAPAPPLRTPAPPRPLPVRPAPADHPWRQRYSAMPTPSRVPGGSTPSLKSLKGTFLSS